A part of Aegilops tauschii subsp. strangulata cultivar AL8/78 chromosome 2, Aet v6.0, whole genome shotgun sequence genomic DNA contains:
- the LOC109785708 gene encoding dirigent protein 21-like, with protein sequence MAVKHTMQLLPAFVFALALVLRASAAAAETIHLKFYMHDIVTGSPATAVQVIKGVVPLANDPTTYFGDMYVIDDLLTEGPDAASPAVGRAQGFFQFASMTEYALLLTANFVFTAGSHNGSSVAVLSRDVIFDTVRELPIVGGTGGLRGATGYGLLRTHSANTTTRNAVLKIDMYLRV encoded by the coding sequence ATGGCCGTCAAGCACACCATGCAGCTCCTACCAGCCTTTGTCTTCGCCCTAGCCCTTGTCCTTAGGgcatcagcagcagcagcggaGACGATCCACCTCAAGTTCTACATGCATGACATCGTGACTGGCAGCCCAGCAACAGCAGTGCAAGTCATCAAAGGCGTGGTGCCGCTGGCAAACGACCCCACCACCTACTTCGGCGACATGTATGTCATCGACGACCTGCTGACGGAGGGGCCGGACGCAGCGTCCCCCGCCGTCGGCAGGGCACAGGGCTTCTTCCAGTTCGCGTCGATGACGGAGTACGCGCTGCTGCTCACTGCCAACTTCGTGTTCACGGCGGGGAGCCATAACGGGAGCTCTGTGGCCGTGCTCTCAAGGGACGTCATCTTCGATACCGTCAGGGAGCTGCCGATCGTGGGCGGCACTGGCGGGCTCCGTGGTGCGACCGGGTACGGTCTGCTCCGGACACACTCCGCCAACACCACCACCAGGAACGCGGTGCTCAAGATTGATATGTACCTGCGCGTGTAG